One Pantoea eucalypti genomic region harbors:
- the tatA gene encoding twin-arginine translocase TatA/TatE family subunit, whose translation MGGISIWQLVIIAVIVVLLFGTNKLRNLGSDLGSSIRGFKKAMSDEDDKKDQPKEQDADFAAKTLADKQHTSATKEDTKNDKQV comes from the coding sequence ATGGGCGGTATCAGTATCTGGCAATTGGTAATCATTGCCGTCATTGTTGTACTTCTGTTCGGTACCAACAAATTACGTAATCTGGGTTCGGATTTAGGTTCTTCGATTCGTGGCTTCAAAAAAGCCATGAGTGACGAGGACGATAAAAAGGATCAACCGAAAGAGCAGGATGCTGACTTCGCGGCCAAAACGCTGGCTGATAAACAGCACACTTCGGCTACCAAAGAAGACACCAAGAACGACAAGCAGGTGTAA
- the ubiE gene encoding bifunctional demethylmenaquinone methyltransferase/2-methoxy-6-polyprenyl-1,4-benzoquinol methylase UbiE translates to MADESQQETTHFGFQTVAKSEKADKVADVFHSVAAKYDLMNDLMSFGVHRIWKRFTIDSSGVRRGQRVLDLAGGTGDLTAKFSRLVGETGQVVLADINSSMLKMGREKLRNQGVVGNVSYVQANAEALPFPDNYFDCITISFGLRNVTEKEKALASMFRVLKPGGRLLVLEFSKPVLDPLSKAYDAYSFHILPRIGQLVAQDAESYRYLAESIRMHPDQETLKAMMNDVGFENTTYSNMTGGIVALHRGFKF, encoded by the coding sequence ATGGCAGATGAATCACAGCAGGAAACCACCCATTTTGGCTTTCAGACGGTCGCCAAAAGCGAAAAAGCTGACAAAGTCGCGGACGTGTTTCACTCCGTAGCGGCAAAATATGACCTGATGAACGATTTGATGTCGTTTGGCGTCCATCGTATCTGGAAGCGTTTTACCATTGACAGCAGCGGCGTACGTCGCGGTCAGCGCGTGTTAGATTTGGCCGGCGGTACGGGCGATTTGACCGCAAAATTCTCTCGCCTGGTGGGCGAAACCGGTCAGGTTGTCCTGGCCGATATCAACAGCTCCATGCTGAAGATGGGCCGCGAAAAGCTGCGCAATCAGGGTGTGGTTGGCAATGTGAGTTACGTACAGGCCAACGCAGAAGCTCTGCCTTTCCCCGATAACTATTTCGACTGCATCACCATCTCCTTTGGTCTGCGCAACGTCACGGAAAAAGAGAAAGCGCTGGCCTCGATGTTCCGTGTCCTTAAGCCGGGCGGACGTCTGCTGGTTCTGGAGTTCTCTAAGCCGGTGCTGGATCCGCTGAGCAAGGCGTATGATGCTTACTCATTCCACATTCTGCCGCGTATCGGACAGCTGGTGGCGCAGGATGCAGAGAGCTATCGCTATCTGGCCGAATCGATACGTATGCATCCCGATCAGGAGACCCTGAAAGCGATGATGAACGATGTCGGTTTTGAAAATACCACTTACTCCAATATGACCGGCGGCATTGTCGCGCTGCATCGTGGATTTAAGTTCTGA
- the udp gene encoding uridine phosphorylase: protein MTQSDVFHLGLTKADLQGATLAIVPGDPERVKKIAGLMEDATHLASHREFTSWLAKIDGKPVVVCSTGIGGPSTSIAVEELAQLGVRTFLRVGTTGAIQPHINVGDVLVTTASVRLDGASLHFAPMEFPAVADFACTTALVAAAEACGAKTHIGITASSDTFYPGQERYDTVSGRVVSRFKGSMKEWQEMGVLNYEMESATLLTMCASQGLRAGMVAGVIVNRTQKEIPDAVTMKQTESDAVKIVVEAARRLL, encoded by the coding sequence ATGACACAGTCTGACGTTTTCCATCTTGGCCTGACTAAAGCCGATCTGCAGGGCGCCACCCTGGCGATTGTGCCGGGCGATCCGGAGCGTGTGAAGAAAATTGCCGGACTGATGGAAGATGCCACGCATCTCGCCTCACACCGTGAATTTACTTCATGGCTGGCAAAAATTGATGGTAAACCCGTTGTGGTCTGCTCAACCGGTATTGGCGGTCCTTCAACGTCGATTGCGGTGGAAGAGCTGGCACAGCTCGGCGTGCGCACCTTCCTGCGTGTCGGGACCACTGGCGCGATCCAGCCACATATCAATGTTGGCGATGTACTGGTGACCACCGCATCGGTTCGTCTGGACGGGGCCAGCCTGCATTTTGCGCCGATGGAGTTCCCGGCAGTGGCAGATTTTGCCTGTACCACCGCACTGGTTGCTGCCGCAGAAGCCTGTGGCGCGAAGACCCATATCGGTATCACCGCCTCATCTGACACCTTCTATCCGGGCCAGGAGCGTTACGACACTGTTTCAGGCCGCGTCGTCAGCCGCTTTAAAGGTTCGATGAAAGAGTGGCAGGAGATGGGTGTACTTAACTATGAGATGGAATCCGCTACACTGTTAACCATGTGCGCCAGCCAGGGTCTGCGAGCCGGCATGGTGGCGGGCGTGATTGTGAACCGCACGCAGAAAGAGATCCCTGATGCGGTCACCATGAAACAGACAGAAAGTGACGCAGTGAAGATTGTGGTCGAAGCGGCGCGTCGCTTGCTGTAG
- the rmuC gene encoding DNA recombination protein RmuC translates to MDQHIIISACLALAGLGIGWMLAQLRAGHQVASFQTERRLQEEAQQRQQQQIEQLQQQTQQREQELRQLHGALSGANERLQQLDYWRNESEQLNRELRNQLEVNSAQEAELREVTIRLEETRFAAEEKQRLLTNSEQRLSAQFENLANRIFENSGRRVDEQNRQSLDGLIGPLREQLDGFRRQVHESFGAEARERHTLTHEIRQLQQLNAQMAQEALNLTKALKGDNKIQGNWGEVVLGRVLEASGLREGYEYETQVSIQSEQQGRMQPDVIVRLPQGKDVVVDAKMTLVAYERYFNAEDEIEREQAIQEHVAAMRAHIRLLGRKDYQQLPGLRSLDYVLMFIPVEPAFMLAIDRQPELIGEALQQNIMLVSPTTLLVALRTINNLWRYEHQSRNAQRIADRATRLYDKMRLFVDDMTGIGHSLDKAQNSYREAMKKLSEGRGNLIAQTEGFRALGVEIKRPINPQLAERAMPENRADEDADDDRDADESEPRVRRLHE, encoded by the coding sequence ATGGATCAGCACATCATCATCAGCGCCTGTCTGGCGCTTGCCGGGTTAGGGATTGGCTGGATGCTGGCACAGTTACGTGCCGGTCATCAGGTCGCCAGTTTCCAGACCGAGCGCCGTCTGCAGGAAGAGGCGCAACAGCGCCAGCAGCAGCAAATCGAACAGCTTCAGCAGCAGACGCAGCAGCGTGAGCAGGAACTGCGTCAGCTTCACGGCGCACTAAGCGGTGCCAATGAGCGACTGCAACAGCTTGATTACTGGCGCAATGAAAGCGAACAGCTCAATCGTGAACTGCGTAATCAGCTGGAGGTTAACAGCGCGCAGGAAGCAGAACTGCGTGAAGTGACCATCCGCCTGGAAGAGACCCGCTTCGCAGCTGAAGAGAAACAGCGCCTGCTGACCAACAGCGAACAACGCCTCAGCGCCCAGTTTGAAAACCTCGCCAACCGTATTTTCGAAAACAGCGGCCGTCGCGTCGATGAACAAAACCGCCAGAGTCTGGATGGGCTGATTGGCCCGCTGCGTGAGCAGCTTGATGGCTTTCGTCGTCAGGTTCATGAGAGCTTTGGCGCAGAGGCGCGTGAACGCCACACCCTGACCCATGAAATCCGGCAGTTACAGCAGCTGAATGCGCAGATGGCGCAGGAGGCATTAAACCTGACCAAAGCGCTGAAGGGCGACAACAAAATTCAGGGTAACTGGGGTGAAGTCGTATTGGGCCGCGTGCTGGAAGCCTCCGGACTGCGTGAAGGTTATGAATATGAAACCCAGGTGAGCATTCAGTCAGAACAACAGGGCAGGATGCAGCCGGATGTAATAGTGCGTCTGCCGCAGGGCAAAGATGTCGTCGTGGATGCCAAGATGACGCTGGTGGCTTATGAGCGCTACTTCAATGCAGAAGATGAAATTGAACGTGAGCAGGCGATTCAGGAGCATGTCGCTGCCATGCGGGCGCACATCCGTCTGCTGGGCCGAAAAGATTATCAACAGTTGCCCGGTTTACGATCGCTGGATTATGTGTTGATGTTTATCCCGGTTGAGCCCGCCTTTATGCTGGCCATTGATCGCCAGCCTGAGCTGATTGGCGAGGCACTGCAGCAGAACATCATGCTGGTCAGCCCCACCACACTGCTGGTGGCGTTGCGAACCATTAATAATCTCTGGCGCTATGAGCATCAGAGCCGCAATGCACAGCGTATTGCCGATCGGGCAACCCGGCTTTATGACAAGATGCGGCTGTTTGTCGATGACATGACCGGCATTGGTCACAGTCTTGATAAGGCGCAAAACAGCTATCGCGAGGCGATGAAAAAGCTGTCAGAGGGGCGCGGCAACCTGATTGCGCAGACAGAGGGATTTCGGGCGCTGGGCGTGGAGATCAAACGGCCCATCAACCCGCAACTGGCCGAACGCGCCATGCCGGAAAACCGGGCGGATGAGGATGCAGATGACGACAGGGATGCGGATGAGAGTGAGCCGCGTGTGAGACGCCTCCACGAATAG
- the ubiB gene encoding ubiquinone biosynthesis regulatory protein kinase UbiB: protein MSFGEIRRLYLIMKVFLTYGLDELIPQTRLTFLFRLWRRSVFWIPNLHQHEPIGARMRMAMEQLGPVWIKFGQMLSTRRDLFPPLIADQLAILQDRVAPFDGVKAKAQIEASMGAPIETWFDDFDIKPLASASIAQVHTATLKSTGKKVVIKVIRPDILPVIKADMKLIYRLARWVPRLLPDGRRLRPVEVVRDYEKTLLDELNLLREAANAIQLRRNFEDSRMLYVPEVYSDYCSETMMVMERIYGIPISDVATLERHGVNMKLLAERGVQVFFTQVFRDSFFHADMHPGNIFVSYDHPEDPQYIGIDCGIVGSLNKEDKRYLAENFIAFFNRDYRKVAELHVDSGWVPPDTNVEDFEFAIRTVCEPIFEKPLAEISFGHVLLNLFNTARRFNMEVQPQLVLLQKTLLYVEGIGRQLYPQLDLWKTAKPFLEEWIKDQVGLPAIIRAVKEKAPFWAEKLPELPELFYDSLRQHKLLRHSVDKLVGDMHAQRVRHHQARYLFGVGATLLLSGTAVLLTRPDWDFFPAVLMAAGIVSWLIGWRKTN from the coding sequence ATGAGTTTTGGAGAGATCCGCCGCTTATATCTGATCATGAAGGTGTTTCTGACCTATGGCCTTGATGAACTGATACCTCAGACACGCCTCACATTCCTGTTTCGCCTGTGGCGTCGCTCTGTTTTCTGGATCCCGAATCTGCATCAGCATGAACCCATCGGCGCACGTATGCGCATGGCGATGGAGCAACTGGGTCCGGTCTGGATCAAGTTCGGGCAGATGCTCTCGACCCGTCGGGATCTCTTCCCGCCGCTGATCGCCGATCAACTCGCGATCCTGCAGGACCGCGTAGCGCCCTTCGATGGCGTCAAAGCGAAAGCGCAGATTGAAGCCTCAATGGGCGCGCCGATTGAAACCTGGTTTGATGATTTTGATATCAAGCCACTGGCGTCGGCATCCATTGCACAGGTGCACACCGCCACGCTGAAATCGACCGGCAAGAAAGTGGTGATCAAAGTGATCCGCCCCGATATTTTGCCGGTGATCAAAGCGGACATGAAGCTGATCTATCGCCTGGCCCGCTGGGTTCCGCGTCTGCTGCCGGATGGCCGCCGTCTGCGTCCGGTCGAGGTGGTGCGCGATTATGAGAAAACCCTGCTTGATGAGCTGAACCTGTTACGTGAAGCAGCCAACGCCATTCAGCTGCGCCGGAATTTTGAAGACAGCCGCATGCTCTACGTACCGGAAGTCTATTCAGATTACTGCAGCGAAACCATGATGGTGATGGAGCGTATCTATGGCATTCCCATCTCAGACGTTGCTACGCTGGAACGCCATGGCGTGAATATGAAGCTGCTGGCTGAACGTGGCGTGCAGGTCTTTTTCACCCAGGTCTTTCGCGACAGCTTCTTCCATGCGGATATGCATCCGGGCAACATCTTTGTCAGCTATGACCATCCGGAAGATCCACAATATATCGGCATTGACTGCGGTATCGTGGGTTCACTGAACAAAGAAGATAAGCGTTATCTGGCGGAAAACTTTATCGCCTTCTTTAACCGTGATTACCGTAAGGTCGCGGAACTGCATGTAGACTCCGGCTGGGTGCCGCCCGATACCAATGTCGAAGATTTCGAGTTTGCGATTCGTACGGTCTGCGAACCGATTTTTGAAAAGCCGCTGGCTGAGATCTCCTTCGGACATGTGCTCCTGAACCTGTTTAACACAGCACGCCGCTTTAACATGGAAGTGCAGCCGCAGCTGGTCCTGCTGCAAAAAACGCTGCTTTATGTGGAAGGGATTGGCCGTCAGCTCTATCCTCAGCTCGATCTGTGGAAGACAGCCAAGCCGTTCCTGGAAGAGTGGATTAAGGATCAGGTCGGTCTGCCGGCCATTATCCGTGCGGTGAAAGAGAAAGCGCCATTCTGGGCTGAAAAGTTACCCGAGCTGCCCGAGCTGTTTTACGACAGCCTGCGCCAGCACAAGTTGCTACGGCATAGCGTCGATAAATTGGTGGGTGATATGCACGCACAGCGCGTTCGTCACCATCAGGCGCGCTACCTGTTTGGCGTCGGGGCAACGTTGCTGTTAAGCGGAACGGCTGTACTGCTCACCCGACCGGACTGGGACTTCTTCCCGGCGGTGTTAATGGCGGCGGGAATCGTCTCCTGGTTAATCGGCTGGCGTAAGACAAACTGA
- a CDS encoding tetratricopeptide repeat protein, with amino-acid sequence MRNTIPVRRPLPGANPAALNARLERSAERFRAAMQQGDYALAAQCCEEVLRLMPNQMQVLSDYALCLLRLGQYNKAYKIYQKIYQSPPAVQATASETWLDGLTEVCGWLDKKDEVARYGLASLMRSDARFSQGQCMAFPAPQPEPVDLRQPQQNVIAFCLYGDQPRYCETLIKNVEVAPEFYPGWVCRIYLDDSVPQHVWQRLDQSHVQLVDMSHEKTLYPTLWRFLVLDDPAVKRFIVRDADSLLSEREAAAVNAWLASPYWFHHMRDYFSHTELLLAGMWGGCHGVFRGVEQAMRDFIAQYQGSERFTDQYFLKVALWPTVRESLLSHDELFHFHQAQPWPDHTPVRWNTPHFHVGSNAGFASMTGKTSAADGNRQRVAITSGETTWHYLAQVKNGEWLLPMPFFLIDAWQAGKLTVAAL; translated from the coding sequence ATGCGCAACACCATTCCTGTCCGACGTCCTCTCCCCGGCGCGAATCCTGCCGCACTCAATGCCCGCCTGGAACGCAGTGCCGAACGTTTCCGTGCCGCCATGCAACAGGGCGACTATGCGCTGGCAGCCCAGTGCTGCGAAGAGGTGCTGCGCTTAATGCCCAACCAGATGCAGGTGCTGAGCGACTACGCCCTTTGTCTGCTGCGTCTGGGTCAGTACAATAAAGCGTACAAAATCTATCAGAAGATTTATCAGTCACCGCCCGCTGTGCAGGCTACAGCTTCTGAAACCTGGCTGGATGGCCTGACCGAAGTGTGTGGCTGGCTGGATAAAAAGGACGAAGTCGCACGTTACGGTCTGGCGTCGCTGATGCGTTCTGATGCACGTTTCAGTCAGGGGCAGTGCATGGCCTTTCCCGCTCCGCAACCTGAGCCTGTTGATCTCCGTCAGCCGCAGCAGAATGTCATTGCTTTCTGCCTGTATGGCGATCAGCCACGTTACTGCGAAACCTTAATCAAAAACGTTGAAGTCGCGCCTGAGTTTTATCCCGGCTGGGTCTGTCGCATCTATCTTGATGACAGCGTGCCGCAGCATGTCTGGCAGCGCCTTGACCAGTCGCACGTCCAGCTGGTCGATATGTCTCATGAAAAAACTTTGTATCCAACCCTGTGGCGTTTTCTGGTGCTCGACGATCCCGCGGTGAAGCGCTTTATCGTGCGCGATGCCGACTCGTTGCTCTCGGAGCGCGAAGCGGCGGCGGTTAATGCCTGGCTGGCGTCGCCTTACTGGTTCCACCATATGCGTGACTACTTCTCTCATACCGAACTGCTGCTGGCAGGGATGTGGGGCGGCTGTCACGGCGTCTTCCGGGGTGTGGAACAGGCGATGCGTGATTTCATCGCGCAGTATCAGGGTAGTGAACGCTTCACCGACCAGTATTTCCTCAAGGTAGCGCTGTGGCCAACTGTGCGCGAAAGCCTCCTGAGCCATGATGAGTTGTTTCATTTCCATCAGGCCCAGCCGTGGCCTGACCATACGCCTGTGCGCTGGAATACGCCGCATTTTCACGTTGGTAGTAATGCGGGATTTGCCAGTATGACCGGTAAAACCAGCGCCGCTGACGGTAACCGGCAGCGCGTCGCGATCACCTCCGGCGAGACAACCTGGCACTATCTGGCGCAGGTCAAAAACGGTGAATGGCTGCTGCCGATGCCGTTTTTCCTGATTGATGCGTGGCAGGCTGGAAAGCTGACGGTGGCGGCTCTGTAA
- a CDS encoding dienelactone hydrolase family protein codes for MKPSDNMAQKPATGGFAPAVQPTASTTIITESPAIHAGETSVPSQGENMPAFFAKPHSAEGPLPVVLVVQEIFGVHEHIRDICRRLALEGYLAIAPELYFREGDPSEYNDIPTLFSELVSKVPDTQVLADLDHAANWAARNGGDIRRMGITGFCWGGRISWLYAAHNPQLRAAVAWYGRLTGECTLKQQKHPIDIAVDLSAPVLGLYGGQDDGIPLESVEQMRQALHAANATAEIIVYPEAGHAFNADYRPSYHAESANDGWQRMLAWFRQYGVASK; via the coding sequence ATGAAACCCAGTGATAATATGGCACAAAAACCGGCGACGGGCGGCTTTGCCCCTGCCGTGCAGCCCACCGCCTCTACGACCATCATTACCGAAAGCCCGGCCATTCACGCAGGTGAAACCTCGGTTCCCAGCCAGGGCGAAAACATGCCGGCATTTTTTGCAAAGCCTCACTCAGCGGAAGGCCCGTTGCCTGTTGTCCTGGTGGTGCAGGAAATCTTTGGTGTGCATGAACACATCCGGGATATCTGCCGTCGTCTTGCGCTGGAAGGCTATCTGGCGATCGCTCCCGAGCTCTATTTCCGCGAGGGCGATCCTTCTGAATACAATGATATCCCGACGCTATTCAGCGAGCTGGTCAGTAAAGTCCCTGACACTCAGGTGCTGGCTGACCTCGATCATGCCGCTAACTGGGCGGCGCGTAATGGCGGTGATATCCGTCGCATGGGCATCACCGGTTTTTGCTGGGGTGGCCGCATCAGCTGGCTCTACGCCGCGCATAACCCACAGCTGCGCGCCGCGGTTGCCTGGTACGGGCGACTGACCGGTGAGTGTACGCTGAAGCAGCAGAAGCATCCTATTGATATTGCGGTCGACCTGAGTGCCCCGGTGTTAGGTTTGTATGGTGGTCAGGATGACGGCATTCCACTGGAGAGCGTCGAGCAGATGCGTCAGGCGTTGCATGCCGCTAATGCAACCGCCGAGATCATCGTCTATCCCGAAGCGGGACATGCGTTTAATGCTGATTACCGTCCGAGCTACCATGCTGAATCAGCGAATGATGGCTGGCAACGCATGCTGGCCTGGTTCAGGCAGTATGGCGTGGCATCAAAATAA
- the ubiJ gene encoding ubiquinone biosynthesis protein UbiJ — MNLMPLITAGLETALNRILYRDRGLKPARQRLNGKVLTLRLTEFSYPLVLVFSEQQLDVLSDWQDSSDCTVITSLKTLTKLRDRQQLTPLIRSGELQVDGDLQVVQQFSALMDLAELDPAEYLAPWVGDIAAQGISQRSQQAFRFFTGEVQRRQDYLGQAITEEWRVAPGSLELAWFSEEVDAMERSLEALDARLAQLEAK; from the coding sequence ATGAACCTGATGCCCTTGATTACCGCGGGCCTGGAAACGGCGCTGAACCGTATTCTCTATCGCGATCGCGGCCTGAAACCGGCGCGGCAACGTCTGAATGGCAAAGTGCTGACGCTGCGCCTGACTGAGTTCTCTTATCCGCTGGTGCTGGTTTTCAGTGAACAGCAACTGGACGTGTTATCGGACTGGCAGGATAGCAGTGACTGCACGGTGATCACCTCGCTGAAAACGCTGACGAAGCTGCGCGATCGCCAGCAGCTGACGCCGCTGATTCGCAGCGGTGAGCTGCAGGTTGATGGCGACCTGCAGGTAGTGCAGCAGTTCTCCGCGCTGATGGATCTGGCTGAGCTGGACCCGGCAGAATATCTGGCTCCCTGGGTAGGCGATATCGCCGCACAGGGCATCAGTCAGCGCTCGCAACAGGCATTCCGCTTTTTCACAGGCGAAGTGCAGCGTCGCCAGGATTATCTCGGACAGGCTATCACCGAAGAGTGGCGTGTTGCGCCTGGCTCACTGGAATTAGCCTGGTTTTCTGAGGAGGTCGACGCGATGGAACGTTCGCTTGAGGCGCTTGATGCGCGTCTGGCGCAGCTGGAGGCAAAATGA